TCAGCGATGCAAAGACGCTCAATGTGGCAAAAGCCACAGAGGAGCTGAAGCAGCTGGCGGCGAAAGTAAAGCAGATCTATTGGCTCAACCCCATACACGAATCCGACTGGGGTGAAATCGCCGGGTTGGATGGATTTAAGCAGTACTGTGTCATGCTGGACTGCAGCAATCTTGACAAGCTGAGTAGAGCATGTGAACGGTTATGATAGATTCAGAGTATTTGAGAGATATCCTTGAAAGGCCATGTCAGATGGATTATTGATTTGGTGGATTTTGAGTAGTGGAATCTACTGAAAAATATTTTGACATCCAATCGATAAGTTCCTCTCGGTCATCTAATATTTTGCTTACTGAATCTATATAATTCTGCGTAAGCGCTTCGCTGTTTTCTTTAAATTTCATAGATATCTTTGCCTGCTCGTCTGAAGAGGCATCTGGACTTGATGCCAATTCATTCTGCATCGAATACCAAAGCTTAGAAGAGGCAAAATAGTATTCTGCAGACAACTGCTTTAGTTCATCCATATTCACATCTGATACATGAAAATCATCCTGAAATTTCATTCTCAATTTAGCTGCATTTTCTTCGCCTTCTCTCCAGAATAATTCATATAATGCACCTGCCGCTTTTTCATAAGCAACTTTTTCCACCTTATCATCTTTTATTGAAAAAAATAATACTAGTATCAGACCAAGTGCTAATAACAATAAGATAACTCCGACTTTTCTCATAGAAGATTTACCTTCCTTTAGGATATCCTATAAAATATTTGATGGTATTTTGGTAAAATATTACAAACAGACCGCTTTTGCAGCCTGTTTGTAAAGATAAATTGAGTTATAATTAAGGATTTTCAGATTACGTACTTTATTTAACTAAAATATCATGGTAACCTATCCGTTGAAATTCCTACCCATCCAGAGCCATTTGAAGAGTAACCAAGACTAGTGGCTAAATCGCGGCTAAAGTCTACTCCGGCTCTATTTGTAATAGTTCTGCCGAGGTAATTAACACCTCCATTATAACCTGTTTCATATGCAGCTTGAGCCATTGGTTTTCCTAATGCTAAATCGGTGTACATTCGACGGCTACTTGGTAAACTTCCGGCAGAATCCCAATAATTGTCATCAATGCTCCAGGGCCCAGCTTCTAAGACCTTAATGCCATAAGCTGAAGTCTGTGGAGATAGTTCAGTAGAAATATTGATCTTATAATCATTTCCACTGTAAGTTGAACGGTATTTTGTGGGTATATCGCTAATTTGCCCTAAATTTGCAAATTTTAAATATTTATCTGGTAATGCAACGCAATTGGCAGAATTAGCATTAAATTGGGTTGCATACACTCTACAAGCTCGAGTTCCGGCTCGTGCTAATGACTGTTCGGAGAATTCTTTATTTTTTTTAGCTTGTATGGCAGAATCATCAGCAATGAATTTAGCCATCCATTTAGTAAATTCATCACTATCTCCCAGCTTCCTGCTAATTGAACCGATATAATTATCCATAAGCTTTGTACTGTTTTCTTTAAAACTCATACTCTTCGATATATCAGTATTTGCTGACATGTCATTTTGCATGGAATACCAAAGATCAGAATTTGCAAAATAATAATCTGCGGCTAACTGCTTTAAGTCTATTATATCGGCATCGGACAATTGAAAAGCTTCTTGAAATTCAATTCTCGCTTTATCAACATTTTCTTCCCCCTCACACCAAAACAGGTAATATAACTCGCCTGCGGCTTGTTCATAATTAGGTTTTGTTTTAGTTTTCTCTTCGGCAAAGGTTGAAGAGAAAACTATTGATGACAGACACAACGCAAATACCAATATGATTGATGATAAAACTCTTAACGATCTTTTCATGATGTACCTCCTGGCAGAAATCTGCCAATATACTTAAAATATAAGTTTGGATTTGATTTCTCCTTCATCCCTCCCTTCCTTTGAATTTCTACGGTTCAGTAACTACCTAAAACCTGAGTTTCATTACATTAATTGCTTGTGTTCTCAACTGAACCATACCTTATTGTTCCTGTATGTTAGCATAATACGTTATCCCGTGCAGAACATTGTAATAACTGACAGTTTTTTTGTAGTGAACCAAGATTTTATCTGGACCCTTTTTTTTCAATCTCCATTTGCATAGTACGAATGCTTTTTCTTTTTGTCTGGCTGATGGGCAGAATTGCACCGTTTCGCATCATTAATTGCTCGTATTGAAATTTTGCGACGTGATAATAGTTTACAAGGTAGGATTTATGGCAGAAAAAGAAGCGGGATTTTCTCAACTGAGAAAAGATATCCGCTAGGGATCCGTAAAATATTTCTTCGCCTTCTATAGTAACCATTTTTACTTTTCTGCCAAGACTTTCAAAATATAGAATACTTACTGCCGGAATACTTTTATTTTCATAGTTCTGCTTATATTGAAATGCTAGGCAAAGCTTATTTGATAATTCCATGCCCTTTTTAAGCACTGTCAATACCTTCTCTGCTTCTAAAGGCTTGACCAAATAATGCAGAGGCCTTACTTCAAACAAATCCATCGCATAGCTGTCGTCACCTGATATGTAGACGATAAGAATCATTTCATTCTTTAATTCATTTCGAATACTCATTCCTAGCTGAATTCCGTCAAGTTTCCTGAGATTGATATCCAGAAAAACCATATCATAGTATATACCCTTTTTAAGGTGCCTATAAAATTCTTCACCGGAAAAGTAAACATCTGTTTCGATCTTCTGATAGATTTTTCTTTCATAATCCAAAATAATCTCTTCAAGTTGTGCACAAATTATTGGGTCATCATCGCAGATTGCAACACGAAACATAAGTACCGATCCTCCGTTTCCATCAGAAATGATAGTTTTGGTTCTGTAGGGGCTAGATTAGATAGAAAGGCTTTTTATTCCTGCTGTTTATAAGACAGAAAATTTGTGAATTTTGTTACATAAATTTCATAAAATTGTTTGAATTGTTATAAAAAAATAATCCCACAAAATAAGCCTAAGGCATTGTTTGCCGGATTATGTTCTATACTATCTATAATTTTACTTCTTCACAACACCCTTCCGATAGTTCTTTGGCGTTACCCCTTTCAATTTCTTGAATACTTTCGAAAAATAGCTCTGATCGTCAAAGCCTGCCTGCAGGGAAACATCGATCAAGTTCAAATTCGTATTGGACAAAAGCTCGCAGCTTTTGTTGATTCGTATTTGATTGAGATAGTCGGTGAAGGTAATTCCCATTTCCTGTTTGAACAGCATGGATAAATAGGATGGATTGGTATGGAGGTGACTTGCGACGGTTTTCAAAGAGATTTTGTTTTTGTAGTTTTCATTCACATCTAAAATCGCCATACGGATGATTTGTGAGTTGCCGGAATAAGAGCTGGCTGCGATGGCCTGGACGATACTATCAACCAGGTTTGACGTCAAGATGGATAGTTCCTGATAGCTGACCGCCTTATTTAAAACATTCATGTCATAATAGTATGCTTCTGCCTGCTCTTGGGACAGGCTGGTTCTTTCCGTAACAAGCCGTGACAGAATGGTACAGATGCTGAGCACCTTTGTTTTAATAGAGGACAGGTCACCAGCTTCAATCAGAGAAATTCTGCCAAGTAAATCGCTTAGCAGCTCAAGACTTGCCTTGGAGTCTCCCTCCTTAACCCGTTCTAAAAGCTGATTTTCCAGGTCGTAGGGATAAGGCATGGACTTATTCTCTTTTTTATATTTTTGAAGGCTGAGGCCAATTTTTCGCTGTTCCTTATATTGGCTGTTTATGCTGGCATAATCCTCATTCGGTGAGATTGCTGCCAGGATACAGCTCCAAAACAGTGTCGCAAGATGAGACACTTCTTTTGGCTTGTACACCTTAATATTGCGCAAAAAAAGGATCGCTTTG
This genomic window from Clostridiales bacterium contains:
- a CDS encoding response regulator transcription factor, yielding MFRVAICDDDPIICAQLEEIILDYERKIYQKIETDVYFSGEEFYRHLKKGIYYDMVFLDINLRKLDGIQLGMSIRNELKNEMILIVYISGDDSYAMDLFEVRPLHYLVKPLEAEKVLTVLKKGMELSNKLCLAFQYKQNYENKSIPAVSILYFESLGRKVKMVTIEGEEIFYGSLADIFSQLRKSRFFFCHKSYLVNYYHVAKFQYEQLMMRNGAILPISQTKRKSIRTMQMEIEKKGSR
- a CDS encoding AraC family transcriptional regulator produces the protein MEHFILPSSVSASQELSSQIEEAIQSFCIISDIPVTYFNPNQEIEWECNKSNKFCNYFDIYKDPLSPCARNLASSAKLSAQLGEPYVFLCKAGLVKIAVSLIINGQVLGCFMAGPIIMGDLKESSISNIFSLNHIHFDAFPKAILFLRNIKVYKPKEVSHLATLFWSCILAAISPNEDYASINSQYKEQRKIGLSLQKYKKENKSMPYPYDLENQLLERVKEGDSKASLELLSDLLGRISLIEAGDLSSIKTKVLSICTILSRLVTERTSLSQEQAEAYYYDMNVLNKAVSYQELSILTSNLVDSIVQAIAASSYSGNSQIIRMAILDVNENYKNKISLKTVASHLHTNPSYLSMLFKQEMGITFTDYLNQIRINKSCELLSNTNLNLIDVSLQAGFDDQSYFSKVFKKLKGVTPKNYRKGVVKK